A stretch of the Alnus glutinosa chromosome 6, dhAlnGlut1.1, whole genome shotgun sequence genome encodes the following:
- the LOC133870769 gene encoding RNA-binding KH domain-containing protein PEPPER, with amino-acid sequence MAIPEAAENGSTTAPDSDPQTIPSEDPATTTTAEPSSTTTETPAAAPTEPDPSAHNTESESAPASELHAPATPAEKKWPGWPGDCVFRLIVPVLKVGSIIGRRGDLIKKMCEETRARIRVLDGAVGTPDRVVLISGKEEPETPLSPAMDAVIRIFKRISGLSESEGDSKASGAAAVAFSSIRLLVASTQAINLIGKQGSLIKSIQESTGASVRVLSGDEVPLYVAADERIVELQGDTPKVLKALEAVVGHLRRFLVDHSVLPLFEKSYAAPVSQDRIVDTWPEKSSLHTASQTAVATDYPLSVSTNRDSLFLDRETHLESHLLPSGISLYGQDPGISGMRSSGLGRTGAPIVTQITQTMQIPLSYADAILGPKGSNIALIRRSSGATLSVQESRGLPDEITVEIKGTSSQVQTAQHMIQEAMNTHNEPVTSSYGGMDTGLRYSYSQLGSTSYPSSAFSSQSYGGYGSSSLGGYSSFRL; translated from the exons atgGCGATTCCCGAAGCCGCCGAGAATGGGTCCACCACTGCCCCGGACTCCGACCCGCAAACAATCCCATCGGAAGACCCCGCTACAACCACAACGGCGGAACCCTCTTCAACAACCACCGAAACCCCGGCCGCCGCCCCGACAGAGCCCGACCCATCAGCTCATAACACCGAGTCCGAGTCAGCTCCCGCGTCCGAGCTTCATGCTCCAGCCACCCCCGCAGAGAAAAAGTGGCCGGGATGGCCCGGGGACTGCGTGTTCCGGCTCATCGTGCCGGTCCTCAAGGTCGGTAGCATCATCGGCCGTAGGGGAGATCTCATCAAGAAGATGTGCGAGGAGACCCGTGCCCGCATTCGCGTCCTCGACGGCGCCGTCGGCACTCCGGATCGCGTT GTGCTGATATCAGGAAAGGAAGAGCCAGAGACACCTCTTTCCCCGGCAATGGATGCTGTCATACGAATTTTCAAACGGATCTCTGGATTATCTGAGAGTGAGGGCGATTCTAAAGCATCTGGAGCCGCTGCTGTTGCCTTTTCTTCAATCCGGTTATTGGTGGCATCCACACAAGCTATTAATTTAATTGGAAAACAAGGCTCGTTAATTAAATCTATACAGGAGAGCACTGGTGCTTCTGTCAGAGTATTGTCAGGAG ATGAGGTACCACTCTATGTTGCTGCAGATGAGAGGATTGTGGAATTGCAGGGAGATACTCCAAAGGTTCTCAAAGCTCTAGAAGCTGTAGTGGGTCACCTGAGGAGGTTTTTGGTTGATCATAGTGTTCTTCCTCTCTTCGAAAAGAGT TATGCTGCTCCTGTCTCACAAGATCGCATAGTAGATACCTGGCCTGAAAAGTCATCACTTCATACTGCTTCTCAAACTGCAGTTGCCACAGATTATCCTCTCTCAGTCTCCACAAACAGGGATTCTCTATTCCTCGACCGTGAAACTCATTTGGAGTCTCATCTCCTGCCTTCAGGAATTTCACTGTATGGACAAGATCCTGGGATTTCTGGAATGCGTTCTTCAGGACTCGGTCGTACTGGTGCTCCTATTGTTACTCAG ATTACACAAACAATGCAAATCCCACTATCTTACGCAGACGCTATCCTCGGGCCTAAAGGGTCTAATATTGCACTCATTCGTCGGAGTAGTGGAGCAACCTTAAGCGTGCAAGAGAGCAGGGGACTACCTGATGAAATCACTGTGGAAATTAAAGGGACCTCATCACAGGTTCAGACAGCTCAACATATGATTCAG GAAGCTATGAATACTCACAATGAACCAGTTACAAGCAGCTATGGTGGGATGGATACTGGTTTGAGGTATTCCTACTCTCAGTTGGGCAGTACATCTTACCCCTCATCTGCGTTTTCATCGCAATCATATGGTGGGTATGGATCTTCCAGTTTAGGGGGCTACAGTAGTTTCAGGCTTTGA
- the LOC133871358 gene encoding uncharacterized protein LOC133871358 produces the protein MPTLNLFTNLPVDAVMASDILKDATKAVAKIIGKPESYVMILLNGGVPIAFAGTEEPAAYGELISIGGLGASVNGKLSSTIAEILQTKLSIDSSRFYVKFYDVERSFFGFNGSTF, from the exons atgccaACCTTGAATCTGTTCACGAACCTGCCAGTGGATGCAGTGATGGCCTCTGACATTCTCAAGGATGCCACCAAAGCTGTCGCCAAAATCATTGGCAAACCCGAGTCT TATGTGATGATTTTGTTGAATGGGGGAGTGCCCATCGCATTTGCGGGCACGGAAGAGCCAGCCGCATATGGAGAATTAATCTCTATTGGGGGCCTTGGAGCAAGTGTTAATGGGAAATTGAGTTCAACCATTGCAGAGATTCTTCAAACTAAGCTATCTATAGACAGCTCCCGCTTTTATGTCAAATTTTATGATGTTGAG CGATCATTCTTTGGGTTTAATGGCTCAACATTTTGA